From a single Mangifera indica cultivar Alphonso chromosome 19, CATAS_Mindica_2.1, whole genome shotgun sequence genomic region:
- the LOC123203737 gene encoding probable rhamnogalacturonate lyase B isoform X1 codes for MKMARARLQPQPQPHPHPRPLSFSLLFLLVVSSQAVRLQIQDKYVVMDNEILQVTISNPQGIVTGIKFRGMDNLLEVRNPEIDRGYWDLVWSEEGTKGTKGVLDRIEATNFTVVVEREEQVELSFSRIWNSSLEGQVVPLNIDKRFIMLRGSSGFYTYAIFEHLDDWPPFNIDNIRMAFKLNQDNFHYMAIADDRQRFMPLPEDRLPERGQELAYPEAVLLVNPVEPEFKGEVDDKYEYSCRSQDIWVHGWISNNPSVGFWQISPSMESRSAGPLKQFLTSHVGPTTLALFHSVHYSGEDLVLRFKKGEPWKKVFGPIFIYVNSFLEGDDPLQLWKDAKQQMMNQVQNWPYDFPASEDFPKFEQRGSVSGRLLVQDRCASHESKPAYGAHVGLALPGEAGSWQRECKGYQFWTRADENGNFSINNIRTGNYSLYATVPGFIGDYRYDANITITENCNIELGDLVYEPPRDGPTLWEIGIPDRSAAEFFVPDPNPKYINKLYVNHSDSRYRQYGLWERYAELYPDGDLTYTVDHSNYSKDWFFAQVTRKKDNVTYEATTWQIIFKLDNVNTSATYKLRLALASAHASNLQVRINDPLLKPALFSTGIIGKENTIARHGIYGLYWLFNVDLPGAQLLQGNNTILLTQTQSTTAFQGIMYDYIRLEGPPDF; via the exons ATGAAGATGGCAAGGGCCCGGCTCCAGCCCCAGCCCCagccccatccccatccccggccGCTGTCCTtttctttattgtttcttttgGTTGTATCATCTCAAGCAGTGAGGTTACAAATTCAAGATAAATAT GTTGTGATGGATAATGAAATACTCCAAGTCACAATATCAAATCCTCAGGGCATTGTCACTGGAATAAAATTTCGCGGCATGGATAACTTGCTTGAAGTTCGTAATCCTGAAATTGATAGAGG TTACTGGGACCTGGTCTGGAGTGAGGAAGGAACCAAAGGAACAAAGGGAGTACTTGATAG GATCGAAGCCACAAATTTTACAGTGGTAGTGGAAAGGGAGGAGCAGGTGGAGCTCTCATTTTCCAGGATTTGGAATTCCTCCCTTGAAGGGCAGGTCGTACCTTTAAATATCGACaaaag GTTCATAATGCTTCGCGGTTCTTCAGGCTTTTACACTTATGCCATTTTTGAACACTTAGACGATTGGCCTCCTTTCAACATAGACAATATCAGGATGGCTTTCAAACTCAATCAAGACAA CTTTCACTACATGGCCATAGCAGACGACAGGCAAAGATTCATGCCCCTCCCTGAAGACCGATTACCAGAAAGAGGCCAAGAATTGGCATATCCAGAGGCTGTTCTTCTCGTAAATCCTGTGGAACCAGAATTTAAAGGGGAG GTGGATGATAAGTATGAGTACTCATGTAGGAGCCAAGATATTTGGGTACATGGCTGGATCTCAAACAACCCGTCGGTCGGATTTTGGCAAATATCACCAAGTATGGAGTCTCGGTCGGCTGGACCACTCAAACAGTTTCTGACATCTCACGTCGGCCCGACTACTCTTGCG CTATTTCACAGTGTTCATTATTCAGGAGAGGATCTGGTACTCAGATTTAAAAAAGGTGAACCATGGAAGAAAGTTTTTGGCCCTATTTTTATCTATGTTAATTCTTTCTTGGAAGGGGATGATCCACTTCAGCTGTGGAAGGATGCTAAACAGCAG ATGATGAATCAAGTTCAAAACTGGCCCTATGATTTCCCAGCTTCGGAAgattttccaaaatttgaacAACGGGGCAGTGTCAGTGGTAGATTACTAGTCCAGGATAG GTGTGCCAGTCATGAATCGAAACCCGCATATGGCGCTCACGTGGGCTTGGCACTTCCGGGGGAGGCTGGATCTTGGCAAAGAGAATGCAAG GGTTATCAATTCTGGACCAGAGCAGATGAAAATGGCAATTTCTCCATTAACAATATAAGAACTGGCAACTATAGTCTTTATGCAACAGTCCCTGGTTTTATTGGAGATTACAGATATGATGCTAACATAACCATAACCGAAAATTGTAATATCGAATTGGGTGATCTTGTATATGAACCCCCAAGAGATGGACCAACATTGTGGGAAATCGGGATTCCCGATCGCTCTGCTGCTGAATTCTTTGTTCCGGATCCGAATCCTAAGTACATCAACAAATTATATGTCAATCATTCTGACAG CAGGTATAGACAGTATGGACTATGGGAGAGATATGCAGAGTTATATCCTGATGGAGATTTGACCTACACTGTCGACCATAGCAACTATTCTAAAGATTGGTTTTTCGCGCAGGTTACAAG GAAAAAAGACAATGTAACATATGAAGCAACAACATGGCAAATCATTTTTAAACTAGACAATGTAAACACCAGTGCAACATATAAACTGCGATTGGCCTTAGCTAGTGCCCATGCATCTAACTTGCAG GTCCGGATTAACGATCCTTTGTTAAAACCTGCCCTGTTTTCGACTGGAATAATAGGGAAGGAGAACACAATTGCAAGGCATGGAATATACGGGCTTTACTGGTTGTTCAATGTGGATTTGCCAGGGGCTCAGCTTCTTCAAGgaaataatacaattttattaacgCAAACTCAGAGCACCACCGCTTTCCAAGGGATCATGTATGATTATATTCGTTTAGAAGGCCCTCCTGACTTCTAA
- the LOC123203737 gene encoding probable rhamnogalacturonate lyase B isoform X2 encodes MKMARARLQPQPQPHPHPRPLSFSLLFLLVVSSQAVRLQIQDKYVVMDNEILQVTISNPQGIVTGIKFRGMDNLLEVRNPEIDRGYWDLVWSEEGTKGTKGVLDRIEATNFTVVVEREEQVELSFSRIWNSSLEGQVVPLNIDKRFIMLRGSSGFYTYAIFEHLDDWPPFNIDNIRMAFKLNQDNFHYMAIADDRQRFMPLPEDRLPERGQELAYPEAVLLVNPVEPEFKGEVDDKYEYSCRSQDIWVHGWISNNPSVGFWQISPSMESRSAGPLKQFLTSHVGPTTLALFHSVHYSGEDLVLRFKKGEPWKKVFGPIFIYVNSFLEGDDPLQLWKDAKQQMMNQVQNWPYDFPASEDFPKFEQRGSVSGRLLVQDRCASHESKPAYGAHVGLALPGEAGSWQRECKGYQFWTRADENGNFSINNIRTGNYSLYATVPGFIGDYRYDANITITENCNIELGDLVYEPPRDGPTLWEIGIPDRSAAEFFVPDPNPKYINKLYVNHSDRYRQYGLWERYAELYPDGDLTYTVDHSNYSKDWFFAQVTRKKDNVTYEATTWQIIFKLDNVNTSATYKLRLALASAHASNLQVRINDPLLKPALFSTGIIGKENTIARHGIYGLYWLFNVDLPGAQLLQGNNTILLTQTQSTTAFQGIMYDYIRLEGPPDF; translated from the exons ATGAAGATGGCAAGGGCCCGGCTCCAGCCCCAGCCCCagccccatccccatccccggccGCTGTCCTtttctttattgtttcttttgGTTGTATCATCTCAAGCAGTGAGGTTACAAATTCAAGATAAATAT GTTGTGATGGATAATGAAATACTCCAAGTCACAATATCAAATCCTCAGGGCATTGTCACTGGAATAAAATTTCGCGGCATGGATAACTTGCTTGAAGTTCGTAATCCTGAAATTGATAGAGG TTACTGGGACCTGGTCTGGAGTGAGGAAGGAACCAAAGGAACAAAGGGAGTACTTGATAG GATCGAAGCCACAAATTTTACAGTGGTAGTGGAAAGGGAGGAGCAGGTGGAGCTCTCATTTTCCAGGATTTGGAATTCCTCCCTTGAAGGGCAGGTCGTACCTTTAAATATCGACaaaag GTTCATAATGCTTCGCGGTTCTTCAGGCTTTTACACTTATGCCATTTTTGAACACTTAGACGATTGGCCTCCTTTCAACATAGACAATATCAGGATGGCTTTCAAACTCAATCAAGACAA CTTTCACTACATGGCCATAGCAGACGACAGGCAAAGATTCATGCCCCTCCCTGAAGACCGATTACCAGAAAGAGGCCAAGAATTGGCATATCCAGAGGCTGTTCTTCTCGTAAATCCTGTGGAACCAGAATTTAAAGGGGAG GTGGATGATAAGTATGAGTACTCATGTAGGAGCCAAGATATTTGGGTACATGGCTGGATCTCAAACAACCCGTCGGTCGGATTTTGGCAAATATCACCAAGTATGGAGTCTCGGTCGGCTGGACCACTCAAACAGTTTCTGACATCTCACGTCGGCCCGACTACTCTTGCG CTATTTCACAGTGTTCATTATTCAGGAGAGGATCTGGTACTCAGATTTAAAAAAGGTGAACCATGGAAGAAAGTTTTTGGCCCTATTTTTATCTATGTTAATTCTTTCTTGGAAGGGGATGATCCACTTCAGCTGTGGAAGGATGCTAAACAGCAG ATGATGAATCAAGTTCAAAACTGGCCCTATGATTTCCCAGCTTCGGAAgattttccaaaatttgaacAACGGGGCAGTGTCAGTGGTAGATTACTAGTCCAGGATAG GTGTGCCAGTCATGAATCGAAACCCGCATATGGCGCTCACGTGGGCTTGGCACTTCCGGGGGAGGCTGGATCTTGGCAAAGAGAATGCAAG GGTTATCAATTCTGGACCAGAGCAGATGAAAATGGCAATTTCTCCATTAACAATATAAGAACTGGCAACTATAGTCTTTATGCAACAGTCCCTGGTTTTATTGGAGATTACAGATATGATGCTAACATAACCATAACCGAAAATTGTAATATCGAATTGGGTGATCTTGTATATGAACCCCCAAGAGATGGACCAACATTGTGGGAAATCGGGATTCCCGATCGCTCTGCTGCTGAATTCTTTGTTCCGGATCCGAATCCTAAGTACATCAACAAATTATATGTCAATCATTCTGACAG GTATAGACAGTATGGACTATGGGAGAGATATGCAGAGTTATATCCTGATGGAGATTTGACCTACACTGTCGACCATAGCAACTATTCTAAAGATTGGTTTTTCGCGCAGGTTACAAG GAAAAAAGACAATGTAACATATGAAGCAACAACATGGCAAATCATTTTTAAACTAGACAATGTAAACACCAGTGCAACATATAAACTGCGATTGGCCTTAGCTAGTGCCCATGCATCTAACTTGCAG GTCCGGATTAACGATCCTTTGTTAAAACCTGCCCTGTTTTCGACTGGAATAATAGGGAAGGAGAACACAATTGCAAGGCATGGAATATACGGGCTTTACTGGTTGTTCAATGTGGATTTGCCAGGGGCTCAGCTTCTTCAAGgaaataatacaattttattaacgCAAACTCAGAGCACCACCGCTTTCCAAGGGATCATGTATGATTATATTCGTTTAGAAGGCCCTCCTGACTTCTAA
- the LOC123203185 gene encoding transcription initiation factor IIA subunit 2 — translation MATFELYRRSTIGMCLTETLDEMVQNGTLSPELAIQVLVQFDKSMTEALETQVKSKLSIKGHLHTYRFCDNVWTFILQNALFKSEDTQEIVGRVKIVACDSKLLSQ, via the exons ATGGCGACGTTTGAGCTGTACCGGAGGTCGACGATCGGGATGTGCTTGACTGAGACTTTGGATGAGATGGTTCAAAACGGTACGCTTAGTCCCGAGCTGGCTATCCAGGTCCTTGTGCAGTTCGATAAG TCAATGACCGAAGCACTGGAAACTCAAGTGAAGAGCAAGCTCTCCATTAAG GGACATCTGCACACCTACAGGTTCTGCGACAATGTTTGGACCTTCATCTTGCAAAATGCTCTGTTCAAAAGTGAAGATACTCAGGAAATTGTTGGTAGGGTGAAAATAGTGGCATGCGACTCAAAACTACTGTCACAATGA
- the LOC123203737 gene encoding probable rhamnogalacturonate lyase B isoform X3, with the protein MGSYWDLVWSEEGTKGTKGVLDRIEATNFTVVVEREEQVELSFSRIWNSSLEGQVVPLNIDKRFIMLRGSSGFYTYAIFEHLDDWPPFNIDNIRMAFKLNQDNFHYMAIADDRQRFMPLPEDRLPERGQELAYPEAVLLVNPVEPEFKGEVDDKYEYSCRSQDIWVHGWISNNPSVGFWQISPSMESRSAGPLKQFLTSHVGPTTLALFHSVHYSGEDLVLRFKKGEPWKKVFGPIFIYVNSFLEGDDPLQLWKDAKQQMMNQVQNWPYDFPASEDFPKFEQRGSVSGRLLVQDRCASHESKPAYGAHVGLALPGEAGSWQRECKGYQFWTRADENGNFSINNIRTGNYSLYATVPGFIGDYRYDANITITENCNIELGDLVYEPPRDGPTLWEIGIPDRSAAEFFVPDPNPKYINKLYVNHSDSRYRQYGLWERYAELYPDGDLTYTVDHSNYSKDWFFAQVTRKKDNVTYEATTWQIIFKLDNVNTSATYKLRLALASAHASNLQVRINDPLLKPALFSTGIIGKENTIARHGIYGLYWLFNVDLPGAQLLQGNNTILLTQTQSTTAFQGIMYDYIRLEGPPDF; encoded by the exons ATGGGCAGTTACTGGGACCTGGTCTGGAGTGAGGAAGGAACCAAAGGAACAAAGGGAGTACTTGATAG GATCGAAGCCACAAATTTTACAGTGGTAGTGGAAAGGGAGGAGCAGGTGGAGCTCTCATTTTCCAGGATTTGGAATTCCTCCCTTGAAGGGCAGGTCGTACCTTTAAATATCGACaaaag GTTCATAATGCTTCGCGGTTCTTCAGGCTTTTACACTTATGCCATTTTTGAACACTTAGACGATTGGCCTCCTTTCAACATAGACAATATCAGGATGGCTTTCAAACTCAATCAAGACAA CTTTCACTACATGGCCATAGCAGACGACAGGCAAAGATTCATGCCCCTCCCTGAAGACCGATTACCAGAAAGAGGCCAAGAATTGGCATATCCAGAGGCTGTTCTTCTCGTAAATCCTGTGGAACCAGAATTTAAAGGGGAG GTGGATGATAAGTATGAGTACTCATGTAGGAGCCAAGATATTTGGGTACATGGCTGGATCTCAAACAACCCGTCGGTCGGATTTTGGCAAATATCACCAAGTATGGAGTCTCGGTCGGCTGGACCACTCAAACAGTTTCTGACATCTCACGTCGGCCCGACTACTCTTGCG CTATTTCACAGTGTTCATTATTCAGGAGAGGATCTGGTACTCAGATTTAAAAAAGGTGAACCATGGAAGAAAGTTTTTGGCCCTATTTTTATCTATGTTAATTCTTTCTTGGAAGGGGATGATCCACTTCAGCTGTGGAAGGATGCTAAACAGCAG ATGATGAATCAAGTTCAAAACTGGCCCTATGATTTCCCAGCTTCGGAAgattttccaaaatttgaacAACGGGGCAGTGTCAGTGGTAGATTACTAGTCCAGGATAG GTGTGCCAGTCATGAATCGAAACCCGCATATGGCGCTCACGTGGGCTTGGCACTTCCGGGGGAGGCTGGATCTTGGCAAAGAGAATGCAAG GGTTATCAATTCTGGACCAGAGCAGATGAAAATGGCAATTTCTCCATTAACAATATAAGAACTGGCAACTATAGTCTTTATGCAACAGTCCCTGGTTTTATTGGAGATTACAGATATGATGCTAACATAACCATAACCGAAAATTGTAATATCGAATTGGGTGATCTTGTATATGAACCCCCAAGAGATGGACCAACATTGTGGGAAATCGGGATTCCCGATCGCTCTGCTGCTGAATTCTTTGTTCCGGATCCGAATCCTAAGTACATCAACAAATTATATGTCAATCATTCTGACAG CAGGTATAGACAGTATGGACTATGGGAGAGATATGCAGAGTTATATCCTGATGGAGATTTGACCTACACTGTCGACCATAGCAACTATTCTAAAGATTGGTTTTTCGCGCAGGTTACAAG GAAAAAAGACAATGTAACATATGAAGCAACAACATGGCAAATCATTTTTAAACTAGACAATGTAAACACCAGTGCAACATATAAACTGCGATTGGCCTTAGCTAGTGCCCATGCATCTAACTTGCAG GTCCGGATTAACGATCCTTTGTTAAAACCTGCCCTGTTTTCGACTGGAATAATAGGGAAGGAGAACACAATTGCAAGGCATGGAATATACGGGCTTTACTGGTTGTTCAATGTGGATTTGCCAGGGGCTCAGCTTCTTCAAGgaaataatacaattttattaacgCAAACTCAGAGCACCACCGCTTTCCAAGGGATCATGTATGATTATATTCGTTTAGAAGGCCCTCCTGACTTCTAA